One stretch of Chlamydia abortus DNA includes these proteins:
- the grgA gene encoding GrgA family transcription factor, with protein sequence MYFTRDPVIETVITSREGYKLSIRNTKQLSQDPFVVEAVEVISLGNTCFLRNCDHSKPFIVPAGDYEVMEVRDTKINLKAVGLDRGIKIAGGREALIKLPKAAPVAVVEESVSETVAVETPLETPAAPAPHSTTRKEKKEHKGDKWKEKKKQGRKKTNKEVSEVVGSSQEIIDTVTEELWEESQENKLGEQKKFSLLPPPEKLISEIISQAVSDPTATSADLDESLQALVTESSDVINTLLSGDQTIIFPEEEIETANACEQSLPSSFPTEDE encoded by the coding sequence GTGTATTTTACAAGAGATCCAGTTATTGAAACTGTTATTACTTCGAGGGAAGGGTACAAACTGTCAATTCGTAACACTAAGCAGCTTTCTCAGGATCCTTTTGTTGTTGAAGCAGTTGAAGTGATCTCTTTAGGGAATACGTGTTTTCTCCGCAATTGTGATCATAGCAAACCGTTTATCGTTCCTGCTGGCGATTATGAAGTGATGGAAGTCCGAGATACTAAGATCAATCTTAAAGCTGTAGGTTTAGATCGCGGTATTAAAATTGCAGGAGGTCGAGAAGCTTTAATTAAGTTACCTAAAGCAGCTCCTGTAGCAGTTGTGGAAGAAAGCGTTTCGGAAACCGTTGCAGTTGAAACTCCTCTAGAAACTCCTGCGGCACCTGCTCCTCATTCTACAACGAGAAAAGAGAAAAAGGAGCATAAGGGAGATAAATGGAAAGAGAAGAAAAAACAAGGGCGTAAGAAAACTAATAAAGAAGTATCGGAAGTAGTAGGATCATCTCAAGAGATTATTGACACTGTTACTGAAGAACTTTGGGAAGAATCACAAGAAAATAAGTTAGGTGAGCAGAAGAAGTTTTCGTTACTACCTCCTCCAGAGAAATTAATTTCTGAGATCATTTCTCAAGCCGTCTCTGATCCTACAGCGACCTCCGCAGATTTGGATGAGTCTTTACAAGCATTAGTTACTGAAAGTTCCGATGTAATCAATACTTTATTGTCAGGTGATCAGACGATTATTTTCCCTGAAGAAGAAATAGAGACAGCGAATGCTTGCGAACAGTCTTTGCCCTCTTCTTTCCCAACAGAAGATGAGTAA
- the ruvC gene encoding crossover junction endodeoxyribonuclease RuvC, which produces MTQLIMGIDPGTLVSGYAIILVEQRYKIRAHSYGAIRLSSKDSLTQRYKQLFQTLSGVLDNVTPDAVVLETQYVHKNPQSAIKLGMGRGVLVLAAALRDIPVFEYTPNVAKRAVVGKGNASKQQVQLMVSKILNIPDVLNSDCEDIADAFALAICHAHTSAYTCLGVR; this is translated from the coding sequence ATGACGCAATTGATTATGGGGATAGATCCTGGAACTTTAGTTTCTGGATATGCAATTATCCTTGTTGAGCAGCGTTACAAGATCCGAGCTCATAGCTACGGGGCGATTCGATTATCTTCCAAAGATTCATTAACACAACGTTATAAGCAGCTTTTCCAAACATTATCTGGAGTATTAGATAATGTTACTCCCGATGCTGTTGTGCTTGAAACCCAATATGTTCATAAGAATCCTCAAAGTGCTATAAAGTTAGGCATGGGACGAGGAGTCCTCGTTTTAGCTGCTGCTTTACGAGATATACCCGTCTTTGAATATACTCCCAATGTAGCCAAGAGAGCTGTTGTAGGTAAGGGAAATGCAAGTAAACAGCAAGTGCAACTTATGGTGAGTAAGATTTTAAATATTCCTGATGTTTTAAATTCGGATTGTGAGGATATTGCAGATGCATTTGCATTAGCGATATGCCACGCGCATACTTCTGCATATACTTGTTTGGGAGTTCGATAA